Proteins encoded together in one Meiothermus sp. QL-1 window:
- a CDS encoding metal ABC transporter ATP-binding protein, whose translation MKPWPLEVRDLTVVYRERPVLWDVDLTLPPGQLCAIVGPNGAGKSTLLKAVLGLVPSASGQVRFFGQPLEQARQRIGYVPQRNTVDWDFPTSVLDVVMMGLYRKLGWFRRPGRKERAVALGALEQVGLAELSERQIAELSGGQQQRVFLARALVQQADLYFMDEPFAGVDAVTEEAILQVLRSLKAQGKTVVVVHHDLETVRSYFDHLTLLNVQVIASGPMGETYTPENLQKTYGRLGTALLSPAL comes from the coding sequence GTGAAGCCCTGGCCCCTGGAGGTGCGGGACCTCACCGTGGTGTACCGCGAGCGGCCGGTGCTTTGGGACGTAGACCTAACCTTGCCCCCTGGCCAGCTCTGCGCGATCGTGGGGCCCAACGGTGCAGGCAAGTCCACGCTGCTCAAGGCCGTGCTGGGCCTGGTGCCCAGCGCCTCGGGACAGGTACGCTTCTTCGGCCAGCCACTGGAGCAGGCCCGCCAACGAATCGGCTATGTGCCCCAGCGCAACACGGTGGACTGGGACTTCCCCACCAGCGTGCTGGACGTGGTCATGATGGGGCTATACCGGAAGCTGGGCTGGTTCCGCCGGCCCGGCAGAAAAGAGCGGGCCGTGGCCCTGGGGGCGCTGGAGCAGGTGGGGCTGGCCGAGTTGAGCGAGCGCCAGATTGCCGAGCTCTCCGGCGGCCAGCAGCAGCGGGTCTTTCTGGCCCGCGCCCTGGTCCAGCAGGCCGACCTCTACTTCATGGACGAGCCCTTCGCCGGGGTGGACGCGGTGACGGAGGAAGCCATTCTCCAGGTGCTGCGCAGCCTGAAAGCCCAGGGCAAGACCGTGGTGGTGGTCCACCACGACCTGGAGACGGTGCGCAGCTACTTCGACCATCTGACCCTGCTCAACGTCCAGGTCATCGCCAGCGGTCCCATGGGCGAGACCTACACCCCGGAAAACCTGCAAAAAACCTACGGCCGGCTGGGTACAGCCCTGCTCAGCCCGGCCCTTTGA